The genomic DNA CTTGGAGAAGCTGTTAGAATACTAAACAAAGATTTAGATGCTGTTATTTCGAAAGTAGATAACTTAAAAAATATATTAAAAAATGAAATAATTGATAATATAGAAGATATAAAAATCAATTCTCCAGAAGATGGAGTATGTCATATATTAAATGTATCATTTAGAGGGACAAAAGGAGAAGTTTTACTTCATTACTTAGAGCAAAAAGGTATTTATGTATCAACTGGCTCTGCATGTTCTTCTAAAAAGAAAGGTAGTTACGTATTAAATGCTATAGGTCTTACAAATGAAGAAATAAATGGAACAATAAGATTTAGTTTATCTGATATGAATACAGAAGAAGAAATGTTAGAAGCTGTGAAAGTTTTGAAAGAATCAATTTGTGACTTAAGGTCAATAATGAAAAGAAAATAAAGAATACTGTATAAATAGTGATAATAAATTAGTTTAAGAGGTGAAATGGTGTATAATATATTAATAGTAAAGTATGGAGAAATTGGAGTAAAAGGAAAGAATAGATATATATTTGAGAATAGGCTTATAAGAAATATAAGAAATATGTTAAAACCAATTGGAAGATTTAATGTATATAAAGAGTATGGAAGAATATATGTTGATTTAGAAGACTATGATTATGAAGAAGTAATTGAAGAAGTTAGAAAAGTATTTGGGATAGTGGGTGTGTGCCCTGGAGTAAGAGCTAAAAAAGATTATGATACATTAAAAGAAATAGCTTTAAAAATGTTAGAAGAAAAAATAGAGGCTGGATATAAAACTTTTAAGGTAGAGTCAAGAAGAGGAGATAAGTCTTTCGGATTGACTTCTCAAGAAATGAGTATGGATATAGGTGGATACTTATTATCAAAGGTAGGAGATAGGATTAATGTTGATGTAAGAAATCCAGAAGTTAAAATAAAGTGCGAATACAGAGAATTTCATACTATGGTCTATAGTGATACTATACCTGGATATGGTGGATTGCCACTTGGAACGAATGGTAGAGCTATGTCTCTTTTATCAGGAGGTATAGATAGCCCAGTAGCTACATGGATGGTTGCAAAAAGAGGTATGGAAGTAGAGGCAGTTCACTTTCATAGTTATCCATTTACAAGTGAAAGGTCACAGGAAAAAGTTAAGGATTTAGCTAAAATACTGGCAAAATACTGTGGTAGAGTAAGGCTTCATAAAGTTAATATCTTAGAAATACAAAAAGCAATTGGCGAGAATTGTAATGAAGAAGAAGCTACTATTCTTTCAAGAAGATTTATGATGAGGATAGCACAGAGACTTTCTGAAAAAAGACATTGTGATGCTTTAATTACAGGTGAAAGTATTGGGCAGGTTGCATCTCAAACTATACAAGGACTTACTTGTACTAATGCCGTTGTAGACTTACCAGTGTTTAGACCACTTATAGCAATGGATAAATCAGATATAGTTGATATAGCCAAAAAAATAGGGACTTTTGAAACATCTATAGTGCCTGAAGAAGATTGTTGTAGTGTATTTTCTCCTAGAAAGCCCGTCACTAAACCTAGATTAGAGAAAATAGAAAAATCTGAAACAGCACTTGACATTGAAAAATTAGTACAGGATGCTATTGACAAAATAGAGGTAGAGGATATTGAGTTTTAGCATACAAGTTATTTAATTATTAAATTGAATATTGAGTATATTAGTAGTTCTGTAAGTATATTAGTAGTTCTGTTGAAAGGATTTATGTAGACAATTTATTAATATGTAGTATTTAAAAATAAGTACTATAATTTTATTTAATGGGAATGATTATTATGAATAAAAAGGGTTTTACATTAATTGAATTGTTGGTAGTTATATCTATAATAGGAATTTTAGTTATAGTAGCTGTTCCAGCGTTATTTAGAAATATAGAAAAAAGTAAAGCAGTTACATGTCTTTCTAATAGAGAAAATATAAAGACTCAAATTGTTATTGCAATGGCTGAGGAATCAAGTAAAGACAAGAATGAAGTCATAAAAGAGGTATTAGAAAACAAAGATGGTAAGTACTTTGAAACAGAACCAAAGTGTAAGTCAGGTGGAATATATTCAGCAACGTTTGATGATGGTTATGATGGAATAACTGGAATAGAAAGCATTGCAAAAGTGTATGTTACTTGTACAAAACATCCAGACGGTGTTGAAATGGCTAGGGATGTGCATCAAAGTATGAAAGATTTGATTGCATCATTTGCACAAGACCCTTCTATAATACCAGGAGCTTCAAAGGGCAATGATGATTTTAGAAAATATTTATTAGACAATAAATATAAAAATGGGTGGCCTACAATTCCAGATGAATTTAAGGCAAAATATGGATTAAGTAAGGATACACTATATATACAACCATATGCATATAATCCTACTAAATCTGATGCTACTGTAGTTGTATTTGCAAATAATAAGACTGGAGGTAATTGGTATACTTCCCTAGTTTACGATTATGATGAAGGTAGATGGTATAAAGGTAAAAATGGTATTTCTGTTGCAGGTAGGTCATGGGATGTTGACACAGATAGTGTTAAGTCTGTAAAAACAGAGATTCATTCTAAAGAGGGATGGGGTCCTTTAAATTAATATATCATGTTTTATTAATCTGGTATTGATTAAACTATAGAAAAGAGCAGTTTCTATAGATGACGAATACCAGATTTTCATTTATATATATAATTGAGATATATTAAAAGTGTTTATATTTTTAAGTCTTCACATACAAGCTAAAAATAATTATAATAATATTGTAAAGAAATTTAATTATAAGATTAATTTTCTGAAGATTTAGTATTTGTACTAAGAAATACATAAAAAGGGGAATAGATATGAATAATAATTTTCAAGACAACCAAACAATAAATTTAATACAAAGTCGTAGAAGTATACGAAAATTTACGACAGAACAAATTAGTGATGAGCAAGTAAACACATTATTACACTGTGCATTTGCAGCACCTTCAGGATGTAATAAACAGCCTTGGCACATAACTGTTGTGCAAGACCAGAAACTTTTAAAAGAGATTAGTGATGATACTTTATCTAGGATTCATGAGGTGAGTAATGTTGAGATAAATAAAAACTTTAAGTTATTTTATGGTGCTCCAACCGTTTTATTTATTTCTTATGATGAAAGTAGTTCATGGGCTCCATATGATATAGGAATACTTACAGGGAATATAACAACAGCTGCACAAGCACTAGGGCTTGGAAGTTGTATAATAGGAATGGTTAGAGGTTTATTTACACCTGTTGAACAAGGGGATATTGAAGGTCTTGTGAGTGTATTGGATAAAGAAGATGTAAAAGAATCAGAGTCAATAAAGATGAAGTTTGATACAAATAAAAAATATAGAGAACTACTTGATATACCAGAAGGGTATTCTGTACCATTTGGTATTGCTGTAGGTATTCCAGATGGAAATTTACCAAATGCTAGAGAGGTAGTTTATAAAGTTTCCAGAGTTTAGGATGAAGTATTGCAAGAAACAATCAGTTACTTGAAGAATTAAATCAGTAATATACAAATAAATTGATGGAAGAGGAAGCTATTTAAAAAGTAGTTTAGATTTTTCGTTGTAAAATAATTAAATAAAGAATAAGGTGATAAGTATTTTATTTATTATCTTATTCTTTTTTATTTTTGTTTTGTAGAATGATAAAAATAAGGATTAAGTGTAATAAAATAGAAAACAAGTATGTTAATTTTAAGTATATGCTTTAAAATTTATCCAAGTTAAAAATTTAAGATATCTTTTCAGTATAATGGAAAAAATGTCAAAATATTGAAATAGGGAAAAAATAGTGATATAATAAGAAAAAATAGAGAAAAAAAGTAACCCTTAGTTATAAAAGGGTTCTTTTTTTTTATAATAAAATAGCTATAAAAATATACATATCAAATCAAATTAAGAAGTATTTCATTTCTAAGAAATATCCTAACATAAAAACAAAAAATGTTCATAAATTTAACTATTAACATAGATAATTTTTAGAAAAATATCTAAATTTTCAATAAATAGTAACTTTTTTTATAACAAATGGAAACTATGGATGTAATAATTAAAATAAAAAATATTATTTTTATTTATAAACATTGACATTCTAATTTTGTAGTGTAATCGTATTTTTTATTAATTCTTACAAAATCAATGAAAATAAGTATATCCATTTTAAAGTACATAAATTTAAAAATCCAGAAAAATATACTTAAATTATGTAAGTAAAAGAGGGGTTGAATCAGTTGAAAATGTAATATTAGTAAATAGTACATCAATCCTATATACCCTGTAAGCAACTCTATTTTCATGTACTAAAAATGTACCTATTTTATTAACTGAAAAGAATAAATTAAATGTAAGTACATAAGAAGATAGAAAAAATTAAAAACAAAAAATATTTATATAAATAAATATAAAAAATGATATAATCCCTATTAAAAAATTTATAGATGATGAAGAAATATCAAAATCTTATATTATAGGAAGAGACACTTCTTTGCCAAAATCTATAGAAAAACAATACCAAATCCAAAGAGAATAGGCGGAGAAAAAAATAAAATAAATTCAAGAGTAATAGAAAAGTTTTATAGAATAAAGAACTGATAACTCTTTATATAACGAAAAATAGAATTTTAAGAGAAAATGATTTAATAAATGATTTAACATGGTGTTTTAGCAGGTAAAAATAAATCACCAGTAATGATTATAGAAAAATTACTTTATGAATCTCAAAAAACTTAGTTAAGAGTAAGAGATTTGATAAGATAACTAAAGTTGGGGAAATGTGTTTGATGAGACAAAAAATTAGTAAAATAGTATAATCTAGATAAGGATATTTTGTTGATTAAACTACACTAATAGTAATATTGTAGGGGGAAAAGATGAGAGAAGAATCGAACTCTTTAAGTTTAGACCATATAGAAATTTTCTTTGAACTTTTATCTCAAAGTACAGAAGATTATATATTTTTTTGGGATATAAATAGGAATAAATTTAAAATTTCTTCAGCAATTTTTGATGAATTTAACTTAAGTAAAGAGATAGAATCTGATTTAGTCAATTGTTGGAGTAAAATTGTTTATCCGGATGATGTTCAAATATGGAAAGATGATATACAAGAATTACTACATGGAAAAAAAGGTGAGCACAATTTAGAATATAGGTTGATTAATAAATATAAAGAAATAGTATGGATTTCTTGTAGAGGTAAAGTTTATGTGTCGGATGACCCAAAAACTATATTTCTAGTTGGGAGAATAAAGAATATTGGTGAAAAAAATAAATTTGATTCTATCACAGGAACGTGGAATAGAGAACAATTTGAACATAGAATGAATTATCTTATAAAAGAGAAAATTTATAAAAATGGTGCTATGTTTATTATGGATATTGATAATTTTAAAAATATAAATGAAAAATATGGACATTCTTATGGTGACAAAGTATTGCGTGCAATTGCTACTGAAGTATTAGAATATCTTCCAAAAGATGTAAGATTGTATAGGTTAGATGGAGATGAATTTGCATTTTTTTACCCTATGTGTACTAAAGAAACTATAGAGAAAATATATGAAAAGATACAGATGTATACAAATACTCAGCATGAAATTGAATCAAATAAGTACTATTGCACAGTGACTGCAGGCGTTGCTATGTATCCAGAAGATGGAGATAATTATTTAGATTTATTTAAACATGTTGATATTGCATTGGATATAGCAAAAATTAGTGGTAAAAATAGAATTAAGTTTTTTTCACAAGAGCTCTATGAAAATAAACTAAAGGTAATTTCAATGCAACAAAAACTAAGAGAGTGCGTTGAAAATAATTTTAATGACTTTGAGCTGTTTTTTCAACCCCAGGTAAATGCTGTTACAAAAGAGGTAATAGGGGCAGAGGTACTTTTAAGATGGCATTCGAGTACTTATGGAGAAGTATCTCCTGTTGAATTTATACCAATACTAGAACAGAGTAATTTAATTATACCAGTTGGGAAGTGGATTATAAAAGAAGCTGTAAAACAGTGTAAAGAATGGCATAAAATAAATCCAGACTTTAAAATATCTGTAAATGTATCGTATATTCAGTTAAAGGAAGATTTTTTTAGAGATTTTATAGTAGAATGTTTAGTAGAGTATCAATTAAGACCTGAATTTTTAATTTTGGAATTAACAGAGAATTGTTGGATACCAGATATAAATTTACTAAATGATAAATTTATTAGTTTAAAGGGTATAGGAGTATATATTGCGATAGATGACTTTGGTACAGGATATTCATCTTTAAATTACCTTAAAGAACTGTCTGTTAATATAATAAAAATTGAAAGAAGTTTTGTTAAGAATATTACATATAATAGTTATGAATATACTTTTCTTGAATATATCATTAAATTAGCTCATATTATAAATTTAAAAGTTTGTGTTGAGGGAATAGAGTCTTATGAAGAGTATGATATAGTAAAAAGCTTAGGTGTAGATATTATTCAGGGTTTTTTATTTGGAAGACCTGTAAGTGCCTCTGAATTTTATAAATTTCAGCTATCAAAGTGATGTATATAAAATGAGATATATAGTATATAAAAATAGGGCAAAGTGGAAGTTTTGAAGTTTATTAAAAATTTACACTTTACCCTATTTTGTTATGTCTTCTATAAAGGATTAATATACTACACTAACTATTATATACTTTCACTCCAAATTTAGAGATTATTTCACTAGCTTTTTGGACATCTTCCTTAGTGGCATCAGGAACATCTTTTAGTTCATAATCGATACCTAAACTTTCCCATTTGTGTATTCCCATAGAATGGTATGGTAGCAATTCAAATCTTTCTACATTTTTCAATGTAGCTACAAATTGACCTAGTTTTTCTAAATTATCTATATCATCAGTAATGCCAGGAACTAAAACATGTCTTATCCATACAGGAATATTTCTTGATTCTAAGTGTCTAGCAAGTTTTAATGCCTTATCCATACCAACACCAGTCAAATCAATAGATTTTTCCTCAACCATATGTTTTAAATCAAGTAAAACCAAATCAGTATTATCTAAAACTGGGTCTATAGTTTCTATATCTACAAATCCAGATGTATCCAAGCAAGTGTGTATATCATTTTCTTTTGCTTTTTTAAATAATTCACTTAAAAATTCTGGTTGAAGAGTGGATTCACCACCAGAGGCAGTTATACCTCCACCAGAAAACTTCATAAAAGAAGTATACTTAAGAGCATCCGTTATTATTTCATCAACTGTGTATTCTTTTCCTGATTTAATATCCCATGTATCCCTGTTATGACAGTATTTGCATCTAAGAGGACACCCCTGAAAAAATAATATATATCTTATTCCTGGTCCATCTACAGTACCAAACGTTTCTATAGAATGTATCTTTCCCTTAATCATAGAGTTCACCTCACAATATATTTTAATAACCTTATCAATAGTTATAATATTTCTCTAAAAAAGGCCATCTTATACCAGAAATAATTCAAATATAAGATAGCCTTTTATTTTTATTTTTTACACAGTAGTAATCTTAGTTAAAGTATAAAAATTTAAAGACTAAGCCATTTTACCGTGGAATGTTCTGTTTATAACATCTAATTGTTGCTCTTTAGTTAATTTTATGAAGTTAACTGCATATCCAGATACTCTTATAGTTAATTGTGGATATTCTTCTGGATGTTCCATAGCATCTTCTAAAGTAGCTCTATCAAATACATTTACATTTAAGTGATGAGCATTTTGAGCGAAGTATCCATCCATCATTGCAGAAAGATTGTTTATTCTTTCAGTCATATCTTTTCCTAAAGCAGCAGGTACTATAGAGAAAGTATTAGATATACCATCTTGAGCATGTTCATATGGTAATTTAGCAACTGAAGATAATGAAGCTAAAGCACCATTAGTATCTCTACCATGCATTGGGTTAGCACCAGGAGCAAATGGAGCACCAGCTCTTCTACCATCTGGTGTATTACCAGTTTTCTTACCATAAACAACATTTGAAGTTATTGTAAGTATAGATTGAGTTGGATAAGAATTTCTATAAGTTTTATTCTTTCTTATTTTATTCATAAAGCTTTCAACTAACTCTACAGCTATACTATCAACTCTATCATCATTATTTCCGTATTTTGGATAATCTCCTTCTATTTCAAAATCAACAGCTATTCCTTGTTCATTTCTAATAGTTTTAACCTTAGCATGTTTTATAGCAGATAATGAGTCTGCACAAACTGATAATCCAGCCATACCACAAGCCATAGTTCTAAATATATCTCTATCATGTAATGCCATTTCTAATGCTTCATAAGAATATTTATCATGCATATAATGTATTACATTTAAAGTATTTACATATAATGTTGCTAACCAATCAGTGAATGGTTCAAATTTACTCATAACTTCATCATAATCTAAGTACTCAGAAGTTATAGGTTCAAATCTTGGTCCAACTTGAACACCAGATTTCTCATCTACACCACCATTTATAGCGTATAATAAAGTTTTAGCTAAGTTAACTCTAGCTCCAAAGAACTGCATTTGTTTACCAATTCTCATTGCAGATACACAACAAGCTATACCATAGTCATCTCCCCAGTATGCTCTCATTAAATCATCATTTTCATACTGTACTGAACTTGTATCTATAGATACTTTAGAACAGAAATCTTTGAATCCTTGAGGTAATTTAGTTGACCATAGAACTGTTAAGTTTGGCTCTGGAGAAGGTCCTAATGTATATAGAGTATTTAACATTCTAAATGAGTTTTTAGTAACTAATGTTCTACCATCTATTCCCATACCTCCTATACACTCAGTTACCCAAGTTGGGTCTCCAGAGAATAGGTTATTGTAATCAGGAGTTCTTAGGAACTTAACCATTCTTAATTTCATAACAAAATGGTCCATATACTCTTGTAATTCTTCTTCTGTTACGATTCCAGCTTTTAAATCTCTTTCAAAGTATATATCTAAGAAAGTAGATGTTCTACCTAAAGACATTGCAGCACCATTTTGGTCTTTAACAGCACCTAAATAACCAAAGTATAACCATTGTACAGCTTCTTTTGAGTTAGTTGCTGGTTTTGAGATATCAAATCCATAAGATTCAGCCATTTTTTTAAGTTCATTTAAAGCTGATATTTGCTCAGTTATTTCTTCTCTTAATCTGATAACTTCCTCATCCATGCAAGAAACTTCTAATGATTTCTTTTGCTCATTTTTATCTTCTATTAAAGCATCAACACCGTATAGAGCAACTCTTCTGTAGTCACCAATTATTCTACCTCTACCATAAGCATCTGGAAGACCTGTTATTATACCAGATTTTCTAGCAGCTCTCATTTCTGGAGTATAAACATCAAAAACTCCTTGGTTGTGTGTTTTTCTGTATTTAGTAAATATATCTTTTATTTCTGGGTCTAATTCATATCCAAAAGCTTCGCATGAATTTTCAACCATCTTTATACCACCATATGGCATGACAGCTCTTTTTAAAGGGGCATCCGTTTGTAACCCAACTATTGTTTCTAATTCTTTATCTAAATATCCTGGAGCATATGCAGCTATTCCAGAAACAGTTTTTGTATCAACATCTAAAGTACCACCATTTTCTCTTTCTTTTTTAAATAGGACCATTGCTTCGTCCCATAATTTTTTAGTATTTTCAGTGGCACCAGCTAAGAAAGAGTCATTTCCCTCATATGGAGAATAGTTTAATTGTATAAACTCTCTAACATTTATTTCTTTAGTCCATCTTCCTGTTTTAAATCCTTGCCATGCATTCATTAAGTATTTCCTCCTTAGATTTAAATGATAAATAATACTATTAAAATTAATTTTTATATACTTAATTTATTTTATATATTTTTTTAAAAATATATTTTCTAATATAATAATAGCATATTATTCGTATCCTGTATACATAAAAAATAAAAAATTGTCGCTTTAAAGTATAAAACAGATTATATGTTAATAATGTGGTGAAATTATACCCATATATAAATAAAATAAAACAAATAAATAGCTAATTAAGGAGAAAATATTTTTTATTTTTTGTTTAGGATAAATAAATTTTATTATGGAAAAAAGAAAAAGCATACATCTTCACAAACTGAATATTTATTTAATAGGGGGAGGTGATAGATTGTTTATCACAGTGGTATTATTTTTAGTAGGTTTCCTATTAATTACTAAAGGCGCAGATATCTTTATAAATTGTACTGTAGAGATAGGTAAAAAAACGAATATATCAGAAATTATACTTGGAGCTACTATAGTTAGTTTTGCAACAACATTACCTGAGTTTACAGTGTCTCTACTTGCTTCTATTGATGGTCATACTACTATGAGTTTAGGAAATGCAGTTGGTTCTATAATATGTAATACAGGGTTAGCATTAGGGTTGGTTGTTTTTATAAGTCCATTTAATGTAGATAAAAAAATGTTTTTTTCTAAGTCTTTACTATTAATAGTATCCGTTATAGTTTTAATTTTATTGAGTTTAGATGGAGTTATAACAAGAGGTGATTCATTATTACTTATAATAATATTAATCTTTTATATGGTTAATAATTATAGAAGTGTCGTTGGAAAATCTGATACTAAAAATAGAAATATTAAAAATAACACTAGTAAAGACATATCTACTAAAAAAGGGAAAAATTATAGGGGTTTTTCCGTATTAGAAATTGTAAAAATACTATTACTTTTTGCTACAGGATTGATAATGATGATAATAGGTTCACAAATCCTTATAGAGAGTGGAGTAATAATAGCTAGTTTTTTAAATATACCTCAGGGTATAGTAAGTTTAACTATAATAGCACTTGGAACTTCTCTGCCAGAGATAGTTTCGTCGATTACTGCTATAAGAAAAAATCATCATGAAATATCAGTAGGAAATATTTTGGGTGCAAACATATTGAATATAGTATCAGTAATAGCTGTATCAGCAATACCAAATAACATACCAATACTATCTCAAAATAGACAGTTGGATATACCATTCATGATATTATTATTATTAATAGTAATAATACCAACACTTAAATCTAATAAACTTAGTAGAATACAAGGTATATTGATGTTATTCACATATTTTCTGTACATATCAATTTTGTATTTCATGTATATTATTTAACTATACTGTTTAAAATATTAATTGCAGAATATCCTAAAAAAGTATATAATGGATAGGTTAAGATTAATTGATAACGGAGAGGAATAATATATGAATATAACAAAGTTTGAAGATTTACCAATAAGTGAGGGAATAAAAAAAGCTATAGCTGAAATGGGGTTTGAAGAACCATCTCCTATACAAGCACAGTCTATACCTGCGATTTTGTCAGGTAAAGACGTTATAGGACAAGCTCAAACTGGTACGGGAAAAACAGCTGCTTTTAGTATCCCTATACTAGAAACAATAGACCCAAATAATAGAAGTTTACAAGCTGTAGTGCTTTGTCCAACAAGAGAACTGGCAATACAAGTATCAACAGAAATAAGAAAGTTAGCTAAGTATTCGCACGGAATAAAGACATTACCTATATATGGTGGTCAGCCAATAGATAGACAAATAAAATCTCTAAAGAGTGGTGTGCAAGTTGTAATAGGTACACCAGGACGTACAATAGACCATATCAATCGTAAAACATTAAAGATGGATAATGTAAAAATGATTATATTAGATGAAGCAGATGAAATGCTAGATATGGGATTTAGAGAAGATATAGAAATGATTTTAAGTAAGATTCCAGAAGAAAGACAAACAACTTTCTTTTCAGCTACTATGCCAAGAGGAATTTTGGAATTAACTAAGAGATATCAAAAAGACCCAGAGCATATAAAAGTTGTTAGAAAAGAACTTACAGTTTCAAATACAAAGCAATACTATATAGAAACTAGGTCATCAAATAAATTAGAAGTATTATGTAGATTAGTAGATGTATATGACCCTAAACTATCTGTTGTTTTCTGTAATACTAAGAGAAAAGCAGACGAATTGGTAGGAGATTTACAAGCAAGAGGATATTTTGCAGATGCATTACATGGTGACTTAAAACAGACTCAAAGAGATATAGTAATGGATAAGTTTAGAAATGGTACAATAGATATACTTGTTGCTACTGATGTTGCAGCTAGAGGTATAGATGTTGATGATGTTGAATGTGTATTCAACTATGACTTACCACAAGATGAAGAGTATTACGTTCATAGAATTGGTAGAACTGGTCGTGCTGGTAGAGAAGGTATGTCATTTACTTTTGTATTTGGAAAAGAAATGAGAAAGATGAAAGATATAGAAAGATATACTAAATCTAAACTAATAAAGCATAATATACCAACAATAACTGATGTTGAAGAGAAAAAAGTAGGTACTTTCTTTGCACAAGTTAAACAAACTATAGAAGAAGGTCACTTAACTAAACAATTACAATGGTTAGAAGGTTTCTGTAATGATGAAGATTATGCAATGGTTGATATAGCTGCTGCACTTGTAAAACTATCTCTAGGTGAAG from Clostridioides difficile ATCC 9689 = DSM 1296 includes the following:
- a CDS encoding prepilin-type N-terminal cleavage/methylation domain-containing protein, coding for MNKKGFTLIELLVVISIIGILVIVAVPALFRNIEKSKAVTCLSNRENIKTQIVIAMAEESSKDKNEVIKEVLENKDGKYFETEPKCKSGGIYSATFDDGYDGITGIESIAKVYVTCTKHPDGVEMARDVHQSMKDLIASFAQDPSIIPGASKGNDDFRKYLLDNKYKNGWPTIPDEFKAKYGLSKDTLYIQPYAYNPTKSDATVVVFANNKTGGNWYTSLVYDYDEGRWYKGKNGISVAGRSWDVDTDSVKSVKTEIHSKEGWGPLN
- a CDS encoding nitroreductase; the encoded protein is MNNNFQDNQTINLIQSRRSIRKFTTEQISDEQVNTLLHCAFAAPSGCNKQPWHITVVQDQKLLKEISDDTLSRIHEVSNVEINKNFKLFYGAPTVLFISYDESSSWAPYDIGILTGNITTAAQALGLGSCIIGMVRGLFTPVEQGDIEGLVSVLDKEDVKESESIKMKFDTNKKYRELLDIPEGYSVPFGIAVGIPDGNLPNAREVVYKVSRV
- the pdcB gene encoding phosphodiesterase PdcB, which codes for MREESNSLSLDHIEIFFELLSQSTEDYIFFWDINRNKFKISSAIFDEFNLSKEIESDLVNCWSKIVYPDDVQIWKDDIQELLHGKKGEHNLEYRLINKYKEIVWISCRGKVYVSDDPKTIFLVGRIKNIGEKNKFDSITGTWNREQFEHRMNYLIKEKIYKNGAMFIMDIDNFKNINEKYGHSYGDKVLRAIATEVLEYLPKDVRLYRLDGDEFAFFYPMCTKETIEKIYEKIQMYTNTQHEIESNKYYCTVTAGVAMYPEDGDNYLDLFKHVDIALDIAKISGKNRIKFFSQELYENKLKVISMQQKLRECVENNFNDFELFFQPQVNAVTKEVIGAEVLLRWHSSTYGEVSPVEFIPILEQSNLIIPVGKWIIKEAVKQCKEWHKINPDFKISVNVSYIQLKEDFFRDFIVECLVEYQLRPEFLILELTENCWIPDINLLNDKFISLKGIGVYIAIDDFGTGYSSLNYLKELSVNIIKIERSFVKNITYNSYEYTFLEYIIKLAHIINLKVCVEGIESYEEYDIVKSLGVDIIQGFLFGRPVSASEFYKFQLSK
- the pflA gene encoding pyruvate formate-lyase-activating protein: MIKGKIHSIETFGTVDGPGIRYILFFQGCPLRCKYCHNRDTWDIKSGKEYTVDEIITDALKYTSFMKFSGGGITASGGESTLQPEFLSELFKKAKENDIHTCLDTSGFVDIETIDPVLDNTDLVLLDLKHMVEEKSIDLTGVGMDKALKLARHLESRNIPVWIRHVLVPGITDDIDNLEKLGQFVATLKNVERFELLPYHSMGIHKWESLGIDYELKDVPDATKEDVQKASEIISKFGVKVYNS
- the pflB gene encoding formate C-acetyltransferase is translated as MNAWQGFKTGRWTKEINVREFIQLNYSPYEGNDSFLAGATENTKKLWDEAMVLFKKERENGGTLDVDTKTVSGIAAYAPGYLDKELETIVGLQTDAPLKRAVMPYGGIKMVENSCEAFGYELDPEIKDIFTKYRKTHNQGVFDVYTPEMRAARKSGIITGLPDAYGRGRIIGDYRRVALYGVDALIEDKNEQKKSLEVSCMDEEVIRLREEITEQISALNELKKMAESYGFDISKPATNSKEAVQWLYFGYLGAVKDQNGAAMSLGRTSTFLDIYFERDLKAGIVTEEELQEYMDHFVMKLRMVKFLRTPDYNNLFSGDPTWVTECIGGMGIDGRTLVTKNSFRMLNTLYTLGPSPEPNLTVLWSTKLPQGFKDFCSKVSIDTSSVQYENDDLMRAYWGDDYGIACCVSAMRIGKQMQFFGARVNLAKTLLYAINGGVDEKSGVQVGPRFEPITSEYLDYDEVMSKFEPFTDWLATLYVNTLNVIHYMHDKYSYEALEMALHDRDIFRTMACGMAGLSVCADSLSAIKHAKVKTIRNEQGIAVDFEIEGDYPKYGNNDDRVDSIAVELVESFMNKIRKNKTYRNSYPTQSILTITSNVVYGKKTGNTPDGRRAGAPFAPGANPMHGRDTNGALASLSSVAKLPYEHAQDGISNTFSIVPAALGKDMTERINNLSAMMDGYFAQNAHHLNVNVFDRATLEDAMEHPEEYPQLTIRVSGYAVNFIKLTKEQQLDVINRTFHGKMA
- a CDS encoding calcium/sodium antiporter, with translation MFITVVLFLVGFLLITKGADIFINCTVEIGKKTNISEIILGATIVSFATTLPEFTVSLLASIDGHTTMSLGNAVGSIICNTGLALGLVVFISPFNVDKKMFFSKSLLLIVSVIVLILLSLDGVITRGDSLLLIIILIFYMVNNYRSVVGKSDTKNRNIKNNTSKDISTKKGKNYRGFSVLEIVKILLLFATGLIMMIIGSQILIESGVIIASFLNIPQGIVSLTIIALGTSLPEIVSSITAIRKNHHEISVGNILGANILNIVSVIAVSAIPNNIPILSQNRQLDIPFMILLLLIVIIPTLKSNKLSRIQGILMLFTYFLYISILYFMYII
- a CDS encoding DEAD/DEAH box helicase — protein: MNITKFEDLPISEGIKKAIAEMGFEEPSPIQAQSIPAILSGKDVIGQAQTGTGKTAAFSIPILETIDPNNRSLQAVVLCPTRELAIQVSTEIRKLAKYSHGIKTLPIYGGQPIDRQIKSLKSGVQVVIGTPGRTIDHINRKTLKMDNVKMIILDEADEMLDMGFREDIEMILSKIPEERQTTFFSATMPRGILELTKRYQKDPEHIKVVRKELTVSNTKQYYIETRSSNKLEVLCRLVDVYDPKLSVVFCNTKRKADELVGDLQARGYFADALHGDLKQTQRDIVMDKFRNGTIDILVATDVAARGIDVDDVECVFNYDLPQDEEYYVHRIGRTGRAGREGMSFTFVFGKEMRKMKDIERYTKSKLIKHNIPTITDVEEKKVGTFFAQVKQTIEEGHLTKQLQWLEGFCNDEDYAMVDIAAALVKLSLGEEMKEEIIEEKPRRERGDRKGGTGAKDGMIRLFINIGRNQRVQAKDIVGAIAGEVGIPGKVVGTIDIYDKYTFVEIPKKDAKTVIEKMKDIKIKGNKINIEKANKKKK